A section of the Clostridium sp. TW13 genome encodes:
- a CDS encoding glycosyltransferase family 39 protein, whose protein sequence is MKKNFEISFTKFVIYSLRFIFFTIAIVAAGQLINYLKFKNSMLSVALIAFYIILGIGVYYGLNKKVKTTTMLLVLIILGLILRIVWSFSVNSIPVSDFNTAYRSAGDLLKGDFSMMKGTAYFGRFPHLIGLVLYFAFIRNIFGGSSLLVLKIINILFSTSTIFLVYLICKEIFSDKKRVIIGTFLAAVFPTSILYTAVYCTENMAIPFYLGSIYYFFLVVKNKKKEEYLLLSGCLLLIGHLWRSVAQVMIVAYLLYIIIYYQKKNILKFKACMYICISFIIPFVIISNTFIWTGMTDRPLWSGSEPGITSVLKGSNIPTGGRWNDEDAKFIEANLKNEKLLVEESKKKIIERYTTTAPSDLVYFVFRKVTMQWKEGDFGAAFWAQLQVPQQDVGIDVANNGVVWYQLFHLTLLILIIRGLFRKQEYLEKKLINLFYIIFCGYGLTFLILESQERYAFIVNWLFIILPLAAVKGDEASVGSN, encoded by the coding sequence ATGAAAAAGAATTTTGAAATTAGTTTTACTAAGTTTGTAATTTATAGCTTGAGATTTATTTTTTTCACTATAGCAATAGTTGCTGCAGGGCAACTAATAAATTACCTTAAGTTTAAGAACAGTATGTTAAGCGTTGCTCTAATAGCATTTTATATAATACTTGGTATAGGAGTTTATTATGGATTAAATAAGAAGGTTAAAACTACCACTATGCTTTTAGTATTAATTATATTAGGATTAATTCTTAGAATAGTTTGGTCATTTAGTGTGAACAGTATACCTGTATCAGATTTTAATACAGCATATAGATCAGCTGGAGATCTTTTGAAAGGTGACTTTTCTATGATGAAAGGAACAGCTTATTTTGGAAGATTTCCTCACCTAATTGGGTTAGTACTCTATTTTGCTTTTATAAGAAACATTTTTGGAGGAAGCTCTTTATTAGTACTGAAGATAATTAACATTTTATTTTCAACATCTACAATATTCTTAGTATATCTAATATGTAAAGAAATATTTAGTGATAAGAAAAGGGTCATTATAGGAACTTTTTTAGCGGCTGTTTTTCCAACTTCAATACTATACACTGCAGTATATTGTACTGAGAATATGGCAATTCCGTTTTATCTAGGGAGCATATACTATTTTTTTTTGGTAGTGAAAAACAAGAAAAAAGAAGAATACTTATTGTTATCAGGTTGTTTGCTATTAATTGGTCATCTTTGGAGATCAGTAGCACAAGTCATGATTGTTGCTTATTTACTTTATATAATAATATACTATCAAAAGAAAAATATATTAAAGTTTAAGGCGTGCATGTATATATGTATTTCCTTTATAATACCATTTGTAATTATAAGTAATACTTTTATTTGGACAGGTATGACTGACAGACCGCTTTGGAGTGGAAGTGAGCCTGGAATTACATCTGTGCTAAAAGGAAGCAATATTCCTACAGGTGGACGTTGGAATGATGAGGATGCTAAATTTATTGAAGCCAACTTAAAGAATGAAAAATTATTAGTAGAAGAATCTAAAAAGAAGATTATAGAAAGATATACTACTACTGCCCCATCAGATTTGGTATATTTTGTTTTTAGAAAAGTCACAATGCAATGGAAAGAAGGAGATTTTGGAGCAGCATTTTGGGCACAACTTCAAGTTCCTCAACAAGATGTAGGAATAGACGTAGCTAACAATGGAGTAGTATGGTATCAATTATTTCATTTAACTTTACTTATTTTAATTATAAGAGGGTTATTCAGAAAACAAGAGTATCTAGAAAAAAAATTAATTAACTTATTTTATATTATTTTTTGTGGATACGGACTTACATTTTTAATTTTAGAGTCACAAGAAAGATATGCATTTATAGTAAATTGGTTATTTATAATTTTACCATTAGCTGCTGTTAAAGGAGATGAAGCAAGTGTTGGAAGTAATTAA
- a CDS encoding ACT domain-containing protein — protein MKGVVTVVGKDRVGIIYEVSKVLAGEKINVLDISQTILNGYFTMIMITDLSLCNKSIEEIREELNKLGESIGMEVRIQHEDIFSTMHNI, from the coding sequence ATGAAAGGTGTAGTAACAGTAGTTGGCAAAGACAGAGTTGGAATTATTTATGAAGTTTCTAAAGTGTTAGCAGGGGAGAAAATTAACGTTTTAGATATAAGTCAAACTATATTAAATGGATATTTCACAATGATTATGATTACAGATTTAAGCTTATGTAATAAGTCTATTGAAGAAATAAGGGAAGAACTAAATAAACTTGGGGAAAGCATAGGAATGGAAGTTAGAATTCAGCATGAGGATATATTCAGTACTATGCATAATATTTAA
- a CDS encoding phosphodiester glycosidase family protein: MKKDNKQKKRKFRPAVFFAGLFYIIVFLCITTPLVLIYGPYENTKKTIVSTVLATRHAYLIKDFLSQSTIDSILGNTSEGTTSVTQDMSKVKIKFNTGNEINRININTDRFDGYLLEIKNPLKVKVSMTKYLGKMGQKTSEMASDHDAVAAINGGAFVDRSSDGTEYAGTGAVPGGLVISNGQLIYPKTGLDENEVFNVAAFSKDGKLIVGDHSYADLKALNVQEAMCFRKPNVIINGVRQIRNKMEEGLNPRTAIGQKEDGTVLFLVIDGRKLTAPGASLYDVQEILMSRGAVNAAALDGGYSSTMYYKGDVINSPNAWDGERSVATAFYVED, encoded by the coding sequence ATGAAAAAAGATAATAAACAAAAAAAACGTAAATTTAGACCAGCAGTTTTTTTTGCAGGACTATTTTATATAATAGTATTTTTATGTATAACAACACCGCTAGTTTTAATATATGGTCCTTATGAAAATACAAAGAAGACAATAGTTTCAACTGTTTTGGCTACAAGACATGCATATTTGATAAAAGATTTTTTATCTCAGTCAACTATAGATAGTATTCTTGGTAACACGAGTGAAGGAACAACTTCTGTAACTCAAGACATGAGTAAAGTAAAAATTAAATTTAATACAGGAAATGAAATTAATAGAATTAATATTAATACAGATAGATTTGACGGATATCTTTTAGAGATTAAAAATCCATTAAAAGTTAAGGTTTCTATGACAAAATACCTTGGTAAGATGGGACAAAAGACTAGTGAGATGGCATCTGATCATGATGCAGTTGCCGCTATTAATGGAGGAGCATTCGTAGATCGTTCTTCTGATGGAACAGAATATGCAGGTACAGGAGCAGTTCCAGGTGGTCTTGTAATATCAAATGGTCAGCTAATATATCCTAAAACAGGCTTAGATGAGAATGAGGTATTTAATGTTGCAGCTTTTAGTAAGGATGGTAAGCTTATTGTGGGTGATCATAGCTATGCTGACTTAAAGGCATTAAATGTTCAAGAAGCTATGTGTTTCAGAAAACCTAATGTAATAATTAATGGAGTTAGACAAATAAGAAACAAAATGGAAGAAGGTCTTAATCCTAGAACAGCTATAGGTCAAAAAGAAGACGGAACTGTTTTGTTTTTAGTTATAGATGGTCGAAAGTTAACCGCACCAGGAGCCAGTTTATATGATGTACAAGAGATATTGATGAGTAGAGGTGCTGTTAATGCAGCTGCTCTTGATGGAGGATACTCAAGCACAATGTATTATAAAGGGGATGTAATTAACTCTCCTAATGCATGGGATGGAGAAAGAAGCGTTGCTACAGCATTTTATGTTGAAGATTAG
- a CDS encoding GtrA family protein, whose protein sequence is MKQVLEVIKFGLVGILNTGITMVVYNILIFFGVNYIVANAIGYVAGVANSYIWNKNWVFNAKDKKDNSLIFKFIVVNVISFAVNSGVLILCENYITKNKTIAQLPAIIMGMAVNYILNKIWTFKK, encoded by the coding sequence ATGAAGCAAGTGTTGGAAGTAATTAAATTTGGATTAGTTGGAATATTGAATACAGGTATTACTATGGTAGTTTATAATATACTAATATTTTTTGGAGTAAATTATATAGTGGCTAATGCGATAGGGTATGTTGCCGGAGTAGCTAATAGCTATATATGGAACAAAAATTGGGTATTTAACGCTAAGGATAAAAAAGATAATTCTCTTATTTTTAAGTTTATTGTAGTTAATGTAATATCATTTGCAGTTAATTCTGGAGTTTTAATATTATGTGAAAATTATATTACTAAGAATAAGACTATAGCTCAACTACCAGCTATTATTATGGGAATGGCAGTAAACTATATTTTAAATAAAATATGGACATTTAAAAAATAA
- a CDS encoding PFL family protein encodes MATQREILETISMIKEQNLDVRTITMGISLMDCSSDNMDRLCEKIYDKITLSAKDLVKVGNDIQSQYGIPIVNKRISVTPISIVAAATKADNYVKIAETLDRAAKNVGVDFLGGFSALVQKGFTESDYTLIKSIPEALRVTDIVCSSVNVGSTKTGINMDAVKLMGKVIKDTASITNDGFGCAKLVIFCNSVEDNPFMAGAFHGVGEAEKIINVGVSGPGVVKRALESVKGESFEQVAETIKKTAFKITRVGQLVAKEASSRLNVPFGIVDLSLAPTPAVGDSVARILEEIGLESCGAPGTTAALAMLNDAVKKGGLMASSFVGGLSGAFIPVSEDEGMIEAAANGSLTLEKLEAMTCVCSVGLDMIAVPGKTTAETLSGIIADEAAIGMINQKTTAVRIIPVPNKDVGDYVEFGGLLGRAPIIRVNQKSCVDFVNRGGRIPAPVHSMKN; translated from the coding sequence ATGGCAACACAGAGAGAAATACTTGAAACAATTTCTATGATAAAAGAACAGAATTTAGATGTTAGAACCATAACTATGGGAATAAGCTTAATGGATTGTTCAAGTGATAACATGGATAGATTATGTGAAAAGATATATGATAAAATTACTCTTTCAGCAAAGGATTTAGTTAAGGTAGGAAATGATATACAATCACAGTATGGTATTCCTATAGTTAATAAAAGAATTTCAGTTACACCTATTTCGATAGTTGCTGCAGCGACTAAGGCAGACAATTATGTTAAGATAGCTGAAACCTTGGACAGAGCAGCTAAAAATGTTGGAGTTGATTTTTTAGGTGGTTTTTCTGCACTTGTACAAAAAGGCTTTACTGAGTCAGATTACACATTAATAAAGTCAATTCCAGAAGCATTGAGGGTTACAGATATAGTATGTTCATCAGTTAATGTAGGTTCAACTAAAACAGGAATAAACATGGATGCTGTTAAACTTATGGGGAAAGTGATAAAGGATACAGCTAGCATAACAAATGATGGATTTGGATGTGCAAAACTAGTAATATTCTGTAATTCAGTAGAAGATAATCCGTTTATGGCTGGTGCTTTTCATGGTGTTGGTGAAGCAGAAAAAATTATTAATGTAGGAGTATCAGGACCAGGAGTCGTAAAGAGAGCTCTAGAGAGTGTTAAAGGTGAAAGTTTTGAACAAGTAGCTGAAACAATTAAAAAGACAGCATTTAAAATTACAAGAGTAGGTCAATTAGTTGCAAAAGAAGCGTCAAGTAGATTAAATGTACCATTTGGTATTGTGGACTTATCTTTAGCACCAACTCCAGCAGTAGGAGATAGTGTTGCAAGGATACTAGAAGAAATAGGCCTTGAATCTTGTGGGGCTCCAGGAACAACTGCTGCGCTTGCAATGTTAAATGATGCTGTGAAAAAGGGTGGATTAATGGCTTCTTCATTTGTTGGTGGATTATCCGGAGCTTTCATTCCAGTATCAGAAGATGAAGGAATGATAGAAGCTGCTGCTAACGGAAGTTTAACTTTAGAGAAACTAGAGGCAATGACTTGTGTTTGTTCAGTTGGGCTTGATATGATTGCAGTACCAGGAAAAACAACTGCAGAAACTCTATCAGGAATTATAGCTGATGAAGCAGCTATCGGAATGATAAATCAAAAAACCACAGCAGTTAGAATTATACCAGTACCAAATAAGGATGTGGGTGATTATGTTGAATTTGGTGGATTGCTTGGAAGAGCACCTATAATTCGTGTAAATCAGAAGAGTTGCGTAGATTTCGTAAATAGGGGAGGAAGAATACCAGCTCCAGTTCACAGTATGAAAAACTAA
- a CDS encoding class IV adenylate cyclase → MKELETRILDIDVEKIRNLMKKINAPKVKAENQINNIFDFEDGRLLKNKGYARVRIVEDTLTNTMVYYMTTKKMLSQDGYKVMEENEIIVSDDKEAINLFKSLGLVLVQSVKKYRESYKYKNTLIEIDINDESFCPFPYIEIESSNEDEIKEVVNLLGYTMEDTNSKTIYEILKERNIR, encoded by the coding sequence ATGAAAGAATTAGAAACTAGGATCCTTGATATTGATGTTGAAAAAATCAGAAACCTAATGAAAAAAATTAATGCCCCTAAGGTTAAAGCTGAAAATCAAATAAACAATATTTTTGATTTTGAAGATGGAAGATTACTAAAAAATAAAGGATATGCTCGAGTAAGAATTGTAGAAGATACACTTACAAATACTATGGTATATTATATGACAACAAAAAAAATGCTAAGCCAAGATGGATATAAAGTTATGGAGGAAAATGAAATTATAGTTAGCGATGATAAAGAAGCTATTAACTTATTTAAATCCTTAGGACTTGTTCTTGTACAATCTGTAAAAAAATATAGAGAAAGTTATAAATATAAAAATACTCTAATTGAAATAGACATAAATGATGAAAGTTTTTGTCCTTTCCCATATATAGAAATTGAATCTAGTAATGAAGATGAGATAAAAGAAGTTGTAAACTTACTAGGTTATACCATGGAAGATACAAATTCTAAAACTATATATGAAATATTAAAAGAAAGAAACATCAGATAA
- a CDS encoding DUF6106 family protein: MDHFLEQLVGPKSNTLYKIANIGYVVLIVLGLFYAILAPLISLFMVSLGGVLFFCKRYLYVEYEYVFTNGDVDIDVIYQQNSRKKKIQFQVKEVMLFAPCDSQQYKDFSNKPQKVVNVVPKGNTDRVYSAIVSQGANKVEIRMVPSQEFMEESYRYNPRSVVKY, translated from the coding sequence ATGGACCATTTTTTAGAACAATTAGTAGGACCAAAAAGCAATACATTGTATAAGATAGCGAATATAGGATACGTGGTATTAATAGTATTAGGATTATTTTACGCTATACTTGCACCACTTATTTCCTTGTTTATGGTGTCATTGGGTGGTGTTTTATTCTTTTGTAAAAGATATTTATATGTTGAATATGAATATGTATTTACCAATGGAGATGTGGATATAGATGTTATATATCAACAAAATTCTAGAAAGAAAAAAATTCAATTCCAAGTAAAAGAAGTTATGTTATTTGCACCTTGCGATTCTCAGCAATATAAGGATTTTTCAAATAAACCACAAAAAGTAGTAAATGTAGTACCTAAAGGTAATACTGATAGAGTATATAGTGCTATAGTTAGCCAAGGAGCTAATAAGGTAGAAATTCGTATGGTTCCTTCTCAAGAATTTATGGAAGAAAGTTATAGATACAATCCAAGATCAGTAGTTAAATATTAG
- a CDS encoding CPBP family intramembrane glutamic endopeptidase translates to MFKDNKTIKNILMMLLSYGIAQLLVLTIYLLLCNGVVSAVEKQINMITVISGVFFLFWYYVTSIDMEDSILERLSFKYISKKNMLQIILLAICLSTFFGSISKIVFYFNEKVNYKYMFGIYNMNSISLLSLIIFIPIIEEIIFRGFLCYELKAKFNIEGVCIIQALIFAVMHGGTIYFIFNFVLGLVLGVLYHWTNSLHGNILFYIFYEFMGTLVLPNVNFSIVGIFIFNILSVIFSILLVMILYKDLRDRLIKDSAWKVYS, encoded by the coding sequence ATGTTTAAAGATAATAAAACAATAAAAAATATCCTAATGATGCTTTTATCTTATGGAATAGCGCAATTGCTAGTATTAACTATATATTTATTACTATGCAATGGTGTTGTAAGTGCTGTTGAAAAACAGATTAATATGATAACTGTAATCTCAGGGGTATTTTTTTTGTTTTGGTACTATGTTACATCAATTGATATGGAAGATTCAATTTTAGAAAGATTAAGTTTTAAGTATATAAGCAAAAAAAACATGTTACAAATAATTCTGCTTGCAATATGCCTTTCAACTTTTTTTGGGTCAATATCTAAAATAGTTTTTTATTTTAATGAAAAAGTAAACTATAAGTATATGTTTGGTATTTATAATATGAATAGTATATCTTTATTATCATTAATTATTTTTATTCCCATAATAGAAGAAATAATCTTTAGGGGATTTCTATGTTATGAGTTGAAAGCAAAATTTAACATAGAAGGTGTTTGCATAATTCAAGCTTTAATATTTGCAGTTATGCATGGTGGTACTATTTATTTTATATTCAATTTTGTTTTAGGATTAGTTTTAGGAGTTTTATATCATTGGACAAACTCTTTGCATGGAAATATTTTGTTTTATATCTTTTATGAATTTATGGGTACACTAGTATTACCTAATGTCAATTTTAGTATAGTGGGGATATTTATTTTTAATATTTTATCAGTGATTTTTAGTATTCTATTAGTAATGATACTTTATAAGGATCTTAGAGATAGATTAATAAAAGATTCAGCATGGAAAGTCTATTCATAG
- a CDS encoding glycosyltransferase family 39 protein: protein MNEKFQKGFTIFVNVVLKYLFVLIIAIAGEKLIGVIKYRDNSFSIMMLIVTVILGLLLVYAIKKQINKKIILIAIIILGLVIRFIWIFSINSRPVSDFGLMYEAGPKILDGDFSKFKGINYFSRFPHLTIMVLYFAGMQKIFGLGALIPIKIVNAICSTIDIFIMYKMGREVFDEKKAIFLSFLTAVYPPLIVYTAVFCTENIAITFFLGSLYIFILCVKNKVDKKWFIVSAILLSIGNLFRMVGIVMVIAYIIYIVVYIKDKISIKLRNSAYIVLAFLLPLIIVSTSLKAMNVTENNLWSGAEPGITSILKGTNVQSKGAWNRGDALFVDVYLGNKKALQQATKERIEKRFATYPLSKWVQHYVDKFASQWSVGDFSGSFWAQLKVPAQEVKIDMNKDGELYTQGFFVILLICTILGLFNKKQYIKNKIINLFYIIFCGYGLLFTIIESQARYGFIISWLFILLSMTVVIDKEKKESIG from the coding sequence ATGAATGAAAAGTTTCAAAAAGGATTTACTATTTTTGTTAATGTAGTGCTTAAGTATCTGTTTGTATTAATTATAGCTATAGCAGGAGAAAAATTAATTGGAGTAATTAAATACAGAGATAATTCGTTTTCTATTATGATGCTTATAGTAACTGTGATTTTGGGCCTTTTATTAGTCTATGCTATAAAAAAGCAAATTAATAAAAAGATAATATTAATAGCAATAATTATTTTAGGATTAGTTATAAGATTTATTTGGATTTTTTCCATTAATAGTAGACCAGTATCTGATTTTGGTCTTATGTATGAAGCTGGTCCTAAGATATTAGATGGAGATTTCTCTAAATTTAAAGGGATAAATTATTTTAGTAGATTTCCTCATTTGACAATAATGGTTTTATATTTTGCAGGAATGCAAAAAATATTTGGCTTAGGTGCTTTGATACCAATAAAGATTGTGAACGCAATCTGTTCCACTATAGATATATTTATAATGTATAAGATGGGAAGAGAAGTATTTGATGAGAAAAAGGCGATTTTCTTATCATTTCTTACAGCTGTCTATCCACCACTTATTGTTTATACAGCTGTGTTTTGCACAGAAAATATAGCTATAACATTTTTCTTAGGAAGCTTATATATTTTTATCTTGTGTGTGAAAAACAAAGTTGATAAAAAATGGTTTATTGTATCAGCAATATTATTGAGTATAGGTAATTTGTTTAGAATGGTTGGAATTGTTATGGTGATTGCCTATATTATATACATCGTAGTTTATATTAAAGATAAGATTTCTATAAAATTGAGGAATAGTGCATATATTGTTTTAGCATTTTTACTACCATTAATTATAGTAAGTACAAGCCTAAAGGCTATGAATGTAACTGAAAATAATCTATGGAGTGGAGCAGAACCTGGTATAACATCTATACTAAAGGGCACTAATGTACAAAGCAAAGGTGCTTGGAATAGGGGGGATGCATTATTCGTAGATGTTTACTTAGGTAACAAGAAAGCACTTCAACAAGCAACTAAAGAGAGGATTGAAAAACGATTTGCAACTTATCCTTTAAGTAAATGGGTTCAACATTATGTTGATAAATTTGCTTCACAGTGGTCAGTAGGGGATTTTTCAGGAAGTTTTTGGGCTCAATTAAAGGTACCAGCTCAGGAAGTGAAAATAGATATGAATAAAGATGGGGAGTTATATACCCAAGGATTTTTTGTAATATTATTAATTTGTACAATCTTGGGATTGTTTAACAAAAAACAGTATATTAAAAATAAAATTATAAATTTATTCTATATTATCTTTTGTGGATATGGATTGCTCTTTACAATAATAGAATCTCAGGCTAGATATGGTTTTATTATTTCATGGTTATTTATATTATTATCTATGACTGTAGTTATAGATAAAGAAAAAAAGGAAAGCATAGGATAG
- a CDS encoding LTA synthase family protein: MIRKIDLKFKLAWGMMILAFLKDILFISLMYSSNADIPKGVTESNFTTLVQIFIILIIFAPGLFFKEKGRDTYSIIILTVFSAFLLIDLWCYRGTWDLYGLKYIFFDNLFNKFHRSLVNPCMIDILFVFDLPIFYYMFIKKYKYKGNTIFRGSSSYEKSALIRIIKGSVTLVFSIAFILVAQYLVQVKDISKGKYTLFTVYWSPHSAIKSLGPVGYHINEISSTLQKLSKKENATDIAKAKQWIQANAENLPDNEYYSMFKGKNVVFIQLESFEQFILNQKVYGQEITPNLNRLMKNSLNFNNIYEQNNAGNSIDCDFLVNSSVFTLGTSITGLTHEEVKFEGALPRILERAGYTTATGKVERGLDWNWGEVHGNGFGVQNLWDEKDYIIDDYVGFGLSDKSVLNQFRKKIETLKQPFSAFTVTLTTHGPFDMTDNMKGLKLPKNLDDNMLGKYFQGVHYTDEQLGQFVNDLDKDGLLENTVIVMYGDHGGVHKYYNDQIQSMNLEGDWWRNYDHKIPFMIYSKGLKSKTFDSPGGQADFYPTLAYVLGLDKKQYQQYVMGRSLVNTKRTATVIAGNQIKGTPSTQEEKEHLLNAYDVGRIIIENNMFK; encoded by the coding sequence ATGATAAGAAAAATAGACTTAAAATTTAAATTAGCATGGGGTATGATGATTTTAGCATTTTTAAAGGATATACTATTTATATCCTTAATGTATTCCTCAAATGCTGATATACCAAAGGGAGTTACAGAAAGTAATTTTACAACTTTAGTGCAAATATTTATTATTCTAATAATTTTTGCACCAGGGTTATTTTTTAAGGAAAAGGGTAGAGATACATATTCAATAATAATACTTACCGTATTTTCTGCTTTCTTACTAATTGATTTATGGTGCTATAGAGGAACTTGGGACTTATATGGTTTAAAATACATTTTCTTTGACAATTTGTTTAATAAATTTCATAGAAGTTTGGTTAATCCATGTATGATTGATATTTTATTTGTTTTTGATTTGCCAATATTTTATTATATGTTTATTAAAAAGTATAAGTATAAGGGCAATACTATTTTTAGAGGAAGTAGTAGTTATGAAAAGTCAGCTTTAATTAGAATTATTAAAGGATCTGTTACTTTAGTTTTTAGTATTGCATTTATTCTCGTTGCACAATATTTAGTTCAGGTAAAAGACATATCAAAAGGAAAATATACTTTATTCACTGTATATTGGTCTCCACACTCTGCAATTAAGTCACTTGGACCAGTAGGGTACCATATAAATGAAATAAGCAGTACGTTGCAAAAGCTATCAAAAAAGGAAAATGCTACAGATATAGCTAAAGCAAAGCAGTGGATACAAGCTAATGCAGAAAACTTACCTGATAATGAATATTATTCTATGTTCAAAGGAAAAAATGTTGTATTTATTCAATTAGAGTCTTTTGAACAATTTATTTTAAATCAAAAGGTTTATGGACAAGAAATAACCCCTAATTTAAATAGGTTAATGAAGAATAGCTTGAATTTTAATAATATATATGAGCAAAACAATGCAGGAAATAGTATTGATTGTGATTTTTTGGTAAACTCTTCAGTTTTTACACTTGGTACTTCGATAACAGGTCTTACTCATGAAGAAGTTAAATTTGAAGGAGCTTTACCACGTATTTTAGAAAGAGCAGGTTACACTACTGCGACTGGGAAAGTTGAAAGAGGCTTGGATTGGAACTGGGGAGAAGTTCATGGTAATGGCTTTGGAGTTCAAAATCTTTGGGATGAAAAAGATTATATTATTGATGATTATGTAGGTTTTGGTCTTTCTGATAAGAGTGTTCTTAATCAATTTAGGAAAAAGATTGAAACTTTAAAACAACCATTTTCAGCTTTTACTGTAACATTAACAACACATGGTCCTTTTGATATGACTGATAACATGAAAGGATTGAAATTACCAAAGAATCTTGATGATAATATGTTAGGAAAGTATTTTCAAGGGGTGCATTATACTGATGAACAGTTAGGTCAATTTGTTAATGACTTAGACAAGGATGGTTTACTTGAAAACACAGTTATAGTTATGTATGGAGATCATGGTGGTGTTCATAAGTATTATAATGATCAAATTCAATCTATGAACTTAGAAGGAGATTGGTGGAGAAACTATGATCATAAAATTCCTTTTATGATATATTCAAAAGGACTTAAGAGCAAAACATTTGATTCACCAGGTGGACAAGCTGACTTTTATCCTACTCTTGCATATGTTCTAGGTCTTGATAAAAAACAATACCAACAATACGTAATGGGTAGAAGCCTTGTAAATACAAAAAGAACAGCAACTGTAATAGCAGGAAATCAAATAAAAGGAACTCCTAGCACCCAGGAAGAGAAAGAGCATTTATTAAATGCCTATGATGTTGGTAGAATAATTATAGAAAATAATATGTTTAAATAA
- a CDS encoding NADH peroxidase, producing MKKFVCTVCGYIYEGEAAPEVCPVCGVGADKFKEQSSELAWADEHVIGVANGVDPEVVEGLRANFTGECTEVGMYLAMSRQADREGFPEIAEAYKRIAFEEAEHAAKFAELLGEVVAADTKKNLQMRVDAEYGACDGKKQLATLAKKLNLDAIHDTVHEMCKDEARHGKAFKGLLDRYFK from the coding sequence ATGAAAAAATTTGTATGTACAGTATGTGGTTATATTTATGAAGGAGAGGCAGCACCAGAAGTGTGTCCAGTATGTGGAGTTGGAGCTGATAAGTTCAAAGAACAATCTTCAGAATTAGCATGGGCAGATGAACATGTAATAGGAGTAGCTAACGGAGTTGATCCAGAAGTTGTTGAAGGATTAAGAGCTAACTTTACAGGAGAATGTACTGAAGTTGGAATGTACCTAGCAATGTCAAGACAAGCTGATAGAGAAGGTTTCCCAGAAATAGCTGAAGCATATAAGAGAATAGCTTTTGAAGAAGCAGAGCATGCAGCTAAATTTGCTGAATTACTAGGTGAAGTTGTAGCAGCAGATACAAAGAAGAATTTACAAATGAGAGTTGATGCTGAATATGGTGCTTGTGATGGAAAGAAACAATTAGCAACATTAGCTAAGAAATTAAATTTAGATGCAATACATGACACAGTACATGAAATGTGCAAAGATGAAGCTAGACACGGAAAAGCTTTCAAAGGATTATTAGACAGATACTTTAAATAG